In Rosa chinensis cultivar Old Blush chromosome 1, RchiOBHm-V2, whole genome shotgun sequence, a genomic segment contains:
- the LOC112187598 gene encoding calmodulin binding protein PICBP, whose product MVQRKVQNQLAKQADPNVKFEKRLVNLKPSSQFQDGKNRGGADLKIKMKKSRSTKLSDIESLRSPSSSSSLPLRKSTSQPGKPPPLNVQSIAAAAAVPLKQALTKTSDGSAPNYMKSTSCSDARKEQSQVSVRSSPVISDSKNQNRRSLSNSKLSSGSNTKSARTSSLKLVRTLIKSPSFKHARASAKKTSRVALCEDVRVQKATCSSTLKDSKFPKYLMISPGGTEAEGTSMMKVCPYTYCSLNGHHHSPVTPLKCFLSARRRSLKNQKMVKLQALSPRKAKPSNLGMKETDSKQMLYDDNEKPAQEEVGIDFFVEIFAKSKEDDAQTNFENIPEAETIDSFPEEKQKEDVADEEYQHSLDQEEPAMRSCSSESDTDGLSSVEVDYANSEATDMEWEEGQFSLAVLYDDDESGSSGGFSSIQDGDMHEEPVIKSDAIVINCNDIIHDYYEVLQELFTEKTPSFETQLKNDGSKQNFGIEESERLSYDQFSYTEDSFEEDSELSETEIEISSSSIQEPTEDLTATGEEVQEKTGMESHLGDVESHYTAACETDEASDSQPRNEFQDDGTTMSTSNRISNAAQDISTTYEAETNAEKEKSETDQNAVTSVSGNQMEEAQKVEDTESSADIQISDSAKTMVVHDEDASKVGDNADTAGDCNSGQGIADENTFVESKDNLANREYTDNAKAENNSYTEKDQSEFKKEKISSSSEGEDQSDLKLKQIGVAENSGGDIDGMEVDNNSGPDAAETFRKANSSISPGMKRKFSHQESNSEEELLNTKRKWKINCKRTIKDEEEQWKYNQRKPNYLPLVPGPEAEKVDLRHQTMDEKKNAEEWMLDFAIQQAVTKLAPARKKKVALLVEAFEKVMPVPQYEPRLKHSSAAFSHARPMQACS is encoded by the coding sequence ATGGTCCAACGAAAGGTACAAAACcagcttgcaaaacaagcagatCCTAATGTTAAATTCGAGAAGCGGTTGGTGAACCTGAAACCATCTTCTCAGTTCCAAGATGGCAAAAATAGAGGAGGAGCTGATTTGAAGATAAAGATGAAGAAGTCAAGATCAACCAAGCTTTCAGATATTGAGAGCTTGAgatcaccatcatcatcttcatcactaCCTTTGAGAAAGAGCACGTCCCAGCCCGGAAAGCCACCGCCTCTCAATGTTCAAAGcattgcagcagcagcagcagtccCTCTGAAGCAGGCTTTGACCAAAACAAGTGATGGCTCAGCACCGAACTATATGAAGTCCACCAGCTGCTCTGATGCAAGGAAGGAGCAATCACAGGTTAGTGTTCGAAGTTCTCCGGTTATTTCAGATAGTAAGAATCAAAACCGAAGAAGTTTGAGCAATTCAAAACTTAGCTCTGGGTCTAACACTAAATCAGCTAGGACTTCTAGTCTGAAGCTGGTGAGAACTTTAATAAAGTCCCCTAGTTTTAAGCATGCAAGAGCTTCAGCCAAGAAAACTTCCAGGGTTGCTCTTTGTGAAGATGTGAGAGTTCAGAAAGCAACTTGTTCTTCAACACTGAAGGACTCAAAGTTTCCTAAGTATCTGATGATTAGTCCTGGCGGAACGGAAGCTGAGGGAACTTCAATGATGAAGGTCTGCCCCTATACTTACTGCTCTCTTAATGGACATCATCATTCACCTGTGACTCCACTGAAGTGTTTCTTGTCGGCAAGAAGACGGTCTTTGAAGAACCAGAAGATGGTGAAATTGCAAGCTCTAAGTCCTCGTAAAGCAAAGCCATCTAATTTGGGAATGAAGGAAACTGATTCCAAGCAAATGTTGTATGATGACAATGAAAAACCTGCTCAAGAAGAAGTCGGGATCGATTTCTTTGTTGAAATATTTGCTAAAAGCAAGGAAGATGATGCTCAAACAAATTTTGAGAATATACCTGAAGCAGAAACCATAGATAGCTTTCCTGAAGAGAAGCAAAAAGAAGATGTGGCTGATGAAGAATACCAacattctttggatcaagaagAACCTGCCATGAGAAGCTGTTCGAGTGAGAGTGACACCGATGGACTTTCGAGCGTTGAAGTAGATTATGCCAATTCTGAAGCAACTGACATGGAGTGGGAGGAAGGGCAATTTTCCCTTGCAGTGctgtatgatgatgatgaatctgGTTCAAGTGGTGGGTTTTCATCAATTCAAGATGGTGATATGCATGAAGAACCTGTGATCAAGTCTGATGCCATTGTTATTAACTGCAATGACATCATTCATGATTACTATGAAGTACTGCAAGAACTTTTCACAGAGAAAACTCCATCTTTTGAAACTCAACTCAAAAATGATGGCTCAAAACAGAATTTCGGCATTGAAGAATCTGAAAGATTGAGCTATGACCAATTTTCTTACACTGAAGATTCATTTGAAGAAGACAGTGAACTATCAGAGACAGAGATAGAGATATCTTCATCTTCAATACAAGAGCCAACGGAGGACCTAACAGCAACTGGTGAGGAAGTTCAAGAGAAAACTGGAATGGAGTCCCATCTTGGAGATGTTGAAAGCCACTACACTGCTGCTTGTGAGACAGATGAAGCTTCAGATAGCCAACCAAGGAATGAATTTCAAGATGACGGAACAACTATGTCGACAAGTAACCGAATTTCTAATGCCGCTCAGGATATCAGCACAACATATGAAGCTGAAACAAATGCAGAGAAAGAGAAATCAGAAACAGACCAAAATGCTGTCACTTCTGTTTCCGGAAATCAAATGGAAGAGGCACAGAAAGTTGAAGACACCGAATCCTCAGCAGATATCCAGATTTCTGATTCAGCAAAAACTATGGTTGTACATGATGAAGATGCTAGTAAGGTTGGTGATAATGCGGACACTGCTGGAGATTGTAATTCAGGCCAAGGTATTGCTGATGAAAACACTTTTGTTGAGAGTAAAGATAACCTGGCTAATAGGGAGTACACAGATAATGCTAAAGCTGAGAATAATAGCTACACAGAGAAGGATCAAAGTGAATTCAAGAAGGAAAAGATCTCAAGTTCCAGTGAAGGTGAGGATCAGAGTGATCTAAAGCTGAAGCAAATAGGTGTAGCAGAAAACAGTGGTGGAGACATTGATGGAATGGAAGTAGACAACAATTCAGGGCCAGATGCAGCAGAAACTTTTCGTAAGGCCAACAGTAGCATCAGTCCAGGGATGAAGAGAAAGTTTTCCCATCAAGAAAGCAATTCCGAAGAAGAACTCTTAAACACAAAGCGGAAATGGAAAATCAACTGCAAGAGAACTATCAAGGATGAGGAAGAACAATGGAAATACAATCAGAGAAAACCCAATTACCTGCCGTTGGTTCCTGGCCCTGAAGCAGAGAAGGTTGACTTGAGGCATCAGACGAtggatgaaaagaaaaatgcagaGGAATGGATGCTCGACTTTGCAATCCAACAAGCTGTCACCAAACTTGCTCCAGctaggaagaagaaggtcgcaTTGCTTGTTGAAGCTTTTGAAAAAGTCATGCCAGTGCCACAATATGAACCCCGTTTGAAGCATTCTTCAGCAGCCTTCAGTCATGCAAGACCTATGCAAGCTTGTAGCTGA
- the LOC112179057 gene encoding xanthoxin dehydrogenase has translation MVAVSEKDTKRGLSTTMNNEEVPSRRLLGKVALVTGGATGIGESIVRLFHKHGAKVCLVDVQDNLGLQVCESLGSDANVCYFHCDVTKEADVSGAVDFTFGKYGTLDIMVNNAGVSGSPCPDIRNADLSEFEKVFDINVKGVFHGMKHAARTMIPLKKGSIISLCSVASTTGGLGPHAYTGSKHAVLGLTKNVAAELGIHGIRVNCVSPYAVATNLALAHLAEEERTEDAWTGFRDFVGRHANLQGVELTVDDVANAVLFLASDESRYISGDNLMIDGGLTCVNHSLRVFR, from the exons ATGGTGGCAGTGTCAGAGAAAGACACAAAGCGCGGGCTGTCCACCACCATGAATAATGAAGAAGTTCCAAGCCGGAG GTTACTAGGGAAAGTTGCATTGGTGACCGGTGGAGCCACTGGGATTGGAGAGAGCATTGTCCGCCTATTCCACAAACATGGTGCAAAAGTTTGCTTAGTTGATGTCCAGGACAACTTGGGATTGCAAGTCTGCGAGTCACTTGGCAGCGACGCAAATGTTTGTTATTTCCATTGTGATGTCACAAAAGAAGCTGATGTTAGCGGTGCAGTTGATTTCACATTCGGTAAGTATGGCACACTTGATATCATGGTCAACAATGCTGGGGTGTCAGGTTCACCCTGTCCTGATATCCGCAATGCAGACTTATCTGAATTTGAGAAGGTGTTCGATATTAATGTGAAGGGAGTTTTCCACGGAATGAAACACGCAGCTAGGACGATGATCCCCCTGAAAAAGGGTAGTATCATTTCTCTTTGCAGTGTTGCAAGCACTACAGGAGGCCTAGGACCGCATGCATACACAGGGTCCAAGCACGCTGTGTTGGGGCTGACCAAGAATGTTGCTGCCGAGCTTGGAATTCATGGCATACGTGTTAACTGTGTCTCTCCTTATGCAGTGGCGACTAATTTGGCTTTGGCTCACTTGGCTGAGGAAGAGAGAACCGAAGATGCCTGGACAGGGTTCCGGGATTTCGTAGGGAGACATGCCAATTTGCAGGGAGTGGAATTGACAGTTGATGATGTTGCAAATGCTGTGCTTTTCTTAGCAAGTGATGAGTCCAGGTATATAAGTGGGGATAATCTCATGATTGATGGTGGACTCACGTGCGTGAATCACTCGCTTAGAGTCTTCAGATGA
- the LOC112187606 gene encoding uncharacterized protein LOC112187606, with protein MEGSFAEELYSESLQLSKIQLGSTSNVTDHGKVQLSDEDGSSWCGSDDEVNEASDMDKEWQRRRDQFHTMGYRDGVIAGKEASSQEGFNIGFKQSVHVGYNWGLVRGVTSTLASLPDGIREKLIETEEQRTRFQGLYESVHSLSTTDALGLFNDEITSKNDREQIESSETSSFEVETGLEEQRLDRSGLGNYSAKLRSLLLESPGIKVKFP; from the exons ATGGAGGGTAGTTTTGCTGAGGAGCTTTACTCAGAAAGTTTACAGCTATCAAAAATCCAATTGGGTTCCACATCGAACGTCACCG ATCATGGTAAGGTTCAGTTGTCGGATGAAGATGGATCTTCATGGTGTGGTTCTGATGACGAAGTGAATGAAGCCTCTGATATGGACAAGGAATGGCAGAGGAGACGTGACCAATTCCATACG ATGGGATACCGTGATGGTGTTATAGCTGGAAAGGAAGCTTCTTCTCAGGAAGGATTCAATATTGGCTTTAAGCAATCAGTCCATGTTGGTTACAACTGGGGTCTTGTGAGAGGTGTTACaag CACATTGGCTTCCCTTCCAGATGGCATAAGGGAGAAGTTGATTGAAACAGAAGAACAAAGAACTCGATTTCAGGGATTGTATGAATCTGTTCATTCCCTTTCTACAACAGATGCCCTTGGGTTGTTTAACGATGAAATCACAAGTAAAAATGATAGAGAACAAATTGAAAGTTCAGAGACTAGTTCTTTTGAAGTTGAAACTGGTTTGGAAGAGCAAAGATTAGACCGTAGTGGTCTAGGAAATTACTCTGCAAAGCTCCGTTCACTTCTTTTGGAGTCTCCTGGAATCAAAGTAAAGTTCCCCTAG